A genomic segment from Diceros bicornis minor isolate mBicDic1 chromosome 5, mDicBic1.mat.cur, whole genome shotgun sequence encodes:
- the LOC131406084 gene encoding RNA polymerase-associated protein LEO1-like, translated as MDLFGDIDDISSESDGDNQPPVPGQPVDERGMPQDQQEEEPISETRIEVEIPNIHSDLGNELYFVKLPKFLSIEPKPFDPQYYEDEFADEKVLDEEDRTRLKLKVENTIRWRMRQDEEGNKIKESNARVVKWSDGSLSLHLGSEVFDVYKAPLQDNHSHLFVREDTGLQGQAVFKSKLTFRPHSTDSATHRKMTLPLANRCSRTQIRILPIAGRDPECQRTEMIMKEEERLKASTRQETVHLREKQNPQGPSAPYQDPSSDEEEEEGDEALKTTTNGNSEEVNPPERGKQGVKRKRTTEA; from the exons ATGGATCTGTTTGGAGACATAGATGACATTTCTTCAGAGAGTGATGGGGACAATCAACCACCTGTTCCAGGACAGCCTGTT GATGAACGTGGGATGCCTCAGGACCAGCAGGAGGAAGAGCCGATTTCTGAAACCAGAATAGAAGTAGAAATTCCCAATATCCACTCTGATTTAGGAAATGAATTATACTTTGTGAAACTACCCAAATTTCTCAGCATAGAACCAAA accTTTTGATCCTCAGTATTATGAAGATGAATTTGcagatgagaaagtgcttgacgAGGAAGACAGAACCAGGTTAAAATTAAAG GTAGAAAATACCATACGCTGGAGGATGCGCCAGgatgaagaaggaaataaaatcaaagagaGCAACGCCCGGGTAGTGAAGTGGTCAGACGGAAG CCTGTCCCTGCATCTGGGCAGTGAAGTGTTTGACGTCTACAAAGCCCCGCTGCAGGACAATCACAGCCACCTGTTTGTGAGAGAGGACACTGGTCTACAGGGACAAGCCGTCTTTAAATCCAAACTCACCTTTAG ACCTCACTCTACAGACAGCGCCACACACAGAAAGATGACCCTGCCACTTGCTAACAGATGCTCCAGGACACAGATTAGAATCTTACCAATAGCTGGTCGTGATCCTGAATGCCAGCGCACAGAAATGATTATG AAAGAAGAGGAACGTTTGAAGGCTTCTACTCGCCAGGAAACAGTCCATCTGCGGGAGAAGCAGAACCCGCAGGGGCCGAGTGCCCCCTACCAGGACCCCAGCAgtgacgaggaggaggaggaaggagatgaaGCCTTAAAAACCACGACCAACGGGAACTCCGAG GAGGTGAACCCTCCAGAAAGAGGAAAGCAGGGCGTGAAGAGGAAGAGGACGACTGAAGCATAA